The Deltaproteobacteria bacterium PRO3 genome segment CGCCGCGCCCGTGCCGGCGGCCTCGCCCGCGGCCAAGCCCTCGGCGGCGCTGCCCGCGCCGGCGCCCGGCTGGTGAAATCAGGAGGTCCCATGTCCCCGTTGGTCAAGGCCGCAAAAAGACAAGACATCGCCCCCGGGACCGGGGTCGCCGCCGAGTGCGGCGGCAAGCCGGTCGCGCTGTTCCACGTCGACGGCCGCTTCTACGCCACGCAAAACCACTGCCCGCATCGCGGCGGGCCGCTCGCCGAGGGCGAGCTGGAAGGAACGGTCGTGACCTGCCCCTGGCACGCCTGGCGCTTCGACGTTTGCAGCGGCCTCAACGCCGACAATCCCAACCTCAAGCTCGCCTGCTACCCGGTGACGGTCGAGGGCGACGACGTCTTGGTGCAGATCGATGGCTAACTCCGTAAAAACCGAGCAGCGCGCGTTTATCCTTCTCCTCTTGGTCTTGATCGCGGTGGGGGTCTACCTGATCCATCCCTTCCTGCAGACCCTCATCCTCAGCGGGGTCTTCACGGTGCTGTTCTACCCCATCCACCAAAAGTTTCTCAATTGGACCAAACAGCGCGCCAACGTCGCGGCGACCCTTTCGGTTACCACGGTCATCCTCTTCATCTTCCTGCCGATCGCCATTCTCTTGACCCTGGTCACCACGCAGCTGGCATCACTGGTCACGGCCAGCAACTTCTCGATCACGCAAAGCTCGGTCGCGGGGCTGCTGACCGCCATTCAGCAGAAGATCACCTTCTTCGCCGCCAAGTTCGAGTACCTCTCGGGCTTCAATTTCGATTTGGTGCCCCTGATCCAGCAGGCCATGTCGCGCCTCGCCCAGATCCTGGCGAAGTACTCGCCGTCGGTGCTCGCGGGGACGGCCAATTTCATCCTGCATTTCTTCATCATGATCATCGTGCTGTTCTACCTGTTTCGCGACGGGCGGGAATTTCTCGGTACCCTGATCCGCCTCTCGCCGGTGAAAGACCAATACGAGCAGCGCTTGGCGGGCGAGATCCGCGACACCATCTACGGCGTCTTCTACGGCAATTTCCTCACCGGCCTCGCCCAGGCGGCGCTGGCGACGGCGGGTTACTATCTCGCGGGGATCGAGGCCTATTTGGTCTGGGGCGCGGTGACCTTTTTCATGTCCTTC includes the following:
- a CDS encoding Rieske 2Fe-2S domain-containing protein is translated as MSPLVKAAKRQDIAPGTGVAAECGGKPVALFHVDGRFYATQNHCPHRGGPLAEGELEGTVVTCPWHAWRFDVCSGLNADNPNLKLACYPVTVEGDDVLVQIDG
- a CDS encoding AI-2E family transporter, which encodes MANSVKTEQRAFILLLLVLIAVGVYLIHPFLQTLILSGVFTVLFYPIHQKFLNWTKQRANVAATLSVTTVILFIFLPIAILLTLVTTQLASLVTASNFSITQSSVAGLLTAIQQKITFFAAKFEYLSGFNFDLVPLIQQAMSRLAQILAKYSPSVLAGTANFILHFFIMIIVLFYLFRDGREFLGTLIRLSPVKDQYEQRLAGEIRDTIYGVFYGNFLTGLAQAALATAGYYLAGIEAYLVWGAVTFFMSFLPMLGTGAVIAPLVLVLFIQGHSKQAVFLAVYGAVVISSVDNLLRPVLIRSNMHQLVLFLSIFGGLAVFGPIGILLGPMLLAMLTATIRIYAKDFASVNLPEKKPS